In the Sorghum bicolor cultivar BTx623 chromosome 4, Sorghum_bicolor_NCBIv3, whole genome shotgun sequence genome, TGGTCCTCTACTTCAAGCAATGAactatgtcgactagtgtgAATGGAGCCACCAGTGCCAAGGCACTGGTCCTTCCTCTGGGTATAATCCTAATTTTCAGTATGTCTACAGCAATTGCAATGTTTATCACTAGTCTGAGTAGCGATAAAATTGCACATGTGCATGTATATGCCACCACTTTGTTATTTGTATTTTTCTGGATTAAACCAAACATTAAAATGTTTAAATTTCTAACACTAATCATTGGCGTACTTCTCGCTGTTTCTGAATCTGAAGTTAGTTAATTCAATTATAGGTCTAATCTCTTCAAACAGTTATCTCTTCAAACAGTTTCGCGTCAGCATCGTTTGATTCTGATCCAGCTTTGAGTAGGCCGACACTGACCTGATGGATGATGACGATGGACCTGAAACCATAATATCTAGAAATATTATTTCCGAGCAACACATTATGAATTATCATTCCAATCACTGATTAATGTGAAAGTGTTCTTATACGCATGcatggatcatgcaataaactTTAAAACGAAATGGGGCTGGTCTGAATCGAGAAGTCACTCATTTCAGGGAGATGCTCGTCATCTCTTTCTATGCctagttcgcgaaaatttttggtttcgattgttgtagcatttttgtttgtatttaacaattattgtctaaccatagactaactaggcttaaaaaattcgtctcgcaaattacagataaactatacaattagttattttttcatctatatttaatgcttataCGTCCAAAGAATCGATGTgagaaattaaaaaaatggaACTACACAAGACCTAACAGTATGGCGATATCAAAGCATAAGAAACCGTTGGAAATACAAATTAGTCTCCAATGTTTATAACCAAGATCTTGGTTATAAACATTGGAGGCTAATTTGTATTTCCAACTGTTTATAGAACTCACCATTAGTCATGTGTACAAACTTGAAAACAAACTGCCATGCCTTTCTACTGACTCAATTAAATAAgagtttttattagtttctcatTACCAAATGTCAAACAAATTTCTATGCACCAACCAAATGCAAGGTAGAAAAACGAATTGAACAATCCAAGTTCATTTCAGACTCCAAAATTGGATCATATAGAAATTCTCATCTTTCCAAAAACACATAGAACTATCCAGTTCAGCGTTTTTTCCAAGACTCCAGACACATAGGACCGCAGTGGTGTGACTTTCTAAAGGACCAGTTGCTATGTGCTAGACAGTTTTTAGAGACATCTAGCTCTGCATTTCTTTAGATCAACTATGTTTATTGGTACTTTATAGTCAAAACTTTTCTTCCCGTTTCGTTCTCCTTAGTGTTTTGGGTCCTTTACTGGTCGATTGATCGAATTGTGTAATAATTGGTCTGATTCTACCTTACGGTATAGATGAAACCGGGTATAAACTAtcttttatctaaaaaaatccaAGTTTTGATCaaacaaaacataaaaaaagaaactaaaagtgataatttttacataaaaatatatacttaAAAGATGATGAAGACCTCCGTACACCATTCCATATTTTCCAAACTCATCTTGGTCGTGTCGGCAAGCAGAGAGCAGCAAAACCTTACAATCCCTTGCCATACCGCTTGACCATGCCGCCAAATGGAGAGGCTATGCGCGGGAAGCCCAGAAATTAGTTGTGATctactatatattttttttttaggaaTCTACATATGGACCTATGTATATGTACAGAATAGAGACCCCTTCCATGAGAAgaaaaactttttttttgatGGTTCTTGATGTTGTACTGAATCTGTTGCAACTGCGTCTCAACAATCCTCAATTCTTTCCAGGCCATCGATTATGCAATTGCGATGGTTCTTTGATATcgtcatataattaaatcaccATGATTTGTCGTATTAATTAATTATTGGTATACTTCTCGATGATTCTGAATTAGTTAATCCAATTATGAGTTTATCCAAACAGTGCCGGAGGGCTCGTGGTTCGCGTGGGCATCGTTTGATTCTGATCGATCTTTGAGTAGGTCGACTGATCCATAATATCTGGTAACGGGGTGGACCTGCTGAGACCATATGTATGCATGCGAGTGGGCGACGGGGTGGACCTGCTGAGACCTAATATCTGGTAATTTAATATTATCTCCGAGCAACACATTATTATGAATAATTACGACTCCATTCACTGTTTAATGTGAAAGTTTTCTTATACGCATGGCATGCAACTCCGAATTCGAAATGGGGCCGGTCTGAATCGAGTTAGGAAATCGACAAgttcttgtttagatctaaaaaattttgaattttgatactatagtattttcgtttttatttgataaaaattatccaatcataaagtaattagagttaaaagattcgtcttgtgatttacagacaaactgtgtaattagtttttgtttttatctacatttaatactttatgcatgtgccgtaagatttgatatgacgaaaaatcttgaaaagttttttatttttgggtgaactaaacaagtcgaGAAGATGGTCGTCATCTCTTTCTATGCCAGCTGCCGGTAGGTGAGCAGTATATTTTGAATCGCGTGTATTTCTTATAGTCAAAGAACTCAAAAGTAATTTGGTGGAGAATTAGCTCATTTTAGATGCGAAAAAGTCAACTTAATAACCCCCGCCCCTACAACTATTGGCTGTAGTCTACTATACTTCTTCACATATAAAACTAGTTATTCTACCTCTTAAACTAGTAAACCATATCTAAATAACTCTGTATGATCGTTTCGAGGGTGGTTTCGCTACTAtaacaataaaaaaaatctatataACCACCCTCCTAATATATCAAAGGTTGAATGTATAACGCCTTTAACTACAAAATGTGATACCCGTGGAGTGACCACAACCGACATCTTGTCTCTTGCTCAACCTCTCGACACTAATCAATGACATTGAGCTCAAGCATCGTCTAGCCCTTCCCACATCCTCCATCAGGTTGTCCTTCAGTTTTTAAGTAGCTAAGGAGGAAAAGGCAAGAGGAGTCGAGGATGTGGGAGGGGATCAGATGGTAAGGGAGCAGGCGCAGTGCTTAATGCCTTCTAGGACTGCTGTGAGGTGGAGTAGGAGTCAGTGTGGTGCTCGTCGGATGGTAGCGCAAACCTAAGTAGAGAGAGGAAGGCAACTAATGGGCTTGTGCGAATATGGGTGCTTAGGCAAGTGTGGTAAGAGACAGTGTTCAAACGACCCTATATACCATTCTGGGGTCATTTGGACACTATTAGATGGTTGAAAAGTGTTACAATATCAAGTTTTATAGTTAAGGAAGTTATATAGTCAACCCTGGATATATTATGAGGTTatatagattttttttaatatgtCACATGAATGAAACGCTTTAAAATCACATTGGGGGTCATTTAGAGTGCTTTTAATAGTTTATTGGTAGAATACATTATTTTAAAGTAAGGGGTGAAGTAGTAGACAACTATCAATAGTTTGGGAGTTAAATAGACCTTTTTCCTTTTAGATGAACTAATGTGTCATGAATTAATTCCTCAAATTTAATATAATATCCCCCTTCCTCATCGAATTACTAATTATTAGTTTGTGAGGAACGAGACAACAATAGATCCActcattttattttataaacCAAATTAAAAACTTTAGAGTAAAATGATAATAAACTACTTCAATTCGCAAATCAAACACCCTCAAAGTGTCTTTTCGTGGCTTGCTTGCATGCTTCAGGGATCTCACGTTTGTGTCATCTACTCCCTTTGTTCCACGATGTATTTACTTTCTATACATAGTTCTAgttcttgtgtagttgctctcgTAATTAGTTGGTTTGTGTAGCCTGCTAGTTATCTTCTTACTTGTGTAGCTAAAAGTAGCTCCTGTTGCATGACTAATTTGGCTTGTGTAGTTAAGTaatttgccttgttattgagcatgacTAGTGAGCTTAGAAGCTTCGTGCTCTTACTTGCtaagttgtgtaggagctcatCGGTGTGCAAAGTATATTAGtgacataggtttgtgtgaccttactCTAAAAATTGGTTAGGTGAACTCTTGTTAAGGCGACATCTTGTTTACTTGTTTAGGATcatttacaaggtgctagagaacttagatagaggagtTGTCGGCATCTGGATACGTGATCCAGGCACTAATGAGTAACGAATTTGCGTGCCCCTAaacctagatggtgatgcaaggacACAAgagatttatactggttcgggctaacgCTGCTCTACATCCACTGTGGGGGTCGAATCTTGTATTGTCTTGCACCtgaagtgcttgtagtagggggatgaaaacggatcggatacggacggatatcactgatatcatatttgttttcatatttttggtcggattcggattcgaatacggataatatcaaccatgtcggataagatatgattggatgtcgacatcacaaatatacgatttaattaTTCGGATACGGtttcggatgttgaatattcggactcgaatacggacagatctaaacctctctaaacgaattcggtctcgaatacggtcggaaaatatccgtaccgttttcatccaagCTAGCTGCGAAAGAGGGAAGTAGTCCTAGGTCTGGGCTTTGTGGGTGGCAGAGTGCTCGTGTGAGTTCTCTGGAATGTGATGGATTGTGTGTTGGTTGTTGTGTTGATCGTGTTCGATCTGTCTCTAGTCAATgccctgcctccccttttatagcctcaaggagAGGCATGTTTTACATGGGTAAGTCTGAGTTTCTACTCTAGTACACAGAGAGATTACGACGTCGGGACTATAGTTGCTGGTCATCGCATCCTTGAGGTAATGACAGCGGCGTGGTCGTCCCTATTAATCATGGGGGTCGTCCTTCGTGTTGTGGATCTTCATGTGCTGCCCTTTAGTCGTCTTGTCGAGCCCtgtttcgggtcgtggcaatcCTTCGCGAGGCCTCGTCCCTTGTCATGCGTTGCGGAATAGTGACCGCTGGGTTATGGCAACAGTGTCGGAATTTGATATCTCTCATCCCATCCTTCGTCCGGCCGTACTCACAGTGATGGAGATAAGGCGTATTAGAAACATAAGTTGTTTGAATAGTGGGGGCCATTCCCTGCCGTAGCATGGGTGGATTCATGGTTCACGTCGCGTTCGCAGTACGATTGCCATGCGTGGGAAGCCTGGCATCGAGACcggggctcgggcgaggcgcTGATTGCGCTCGAGACCGGAGCTCGGGCGAGGCGCTGGTTGCGCTTGAGAccagggctcgggcgaggcgcTGATTGCACTCGAGACCGGGGCTCGAGCGGGTCATGGGCCGTGCTCTGCTCAACTGGGCCTCCCGGAGAGGAAGTGGGTTCTGTTAATCTTAAGGCCTCCTTCTGCCGTTTTTCCTCTCTTAATTAGGGTATTCCGGTCATGGTACGCGACAGGAGTGTAGGAGTGTAGTCTTAGCTAgatcgatagttttaattccgtacTTGTTTTGGTTAGCTGGCGGgataatttttttagaaatgaCTATTCACTTTTCATAAATTACGGTCCCATCATTTTAAATTTGAAACGAGTTAACAAAGGAATGATCACCTCTGACCAGATTTTGGTCAACTGCCGAGAACTGGATCGGCCAAGGATCGAGCAGCTAGCTTGACTACTAGTATAGTCGGGTTGATGTCAGCTGAGGAAACTCTGGATGAGATTGGACACTGATCAGCACAAAACCTAACTAATCCGTCACTGTCATGAATGGTGAACATGCATGTACTCCATCCGTCTCAAAAAGATCGTTGCTGCTGATTTTCAGGCATCTTATTtgactattcattttattaaaaatttttatataaatatcatttattttcacatgacttatttgatcattagagatattttaataataatttatctattttagaatttgcacAAAATTTTTGAACAAGATGAGCAATCAAATATGATTGGTCAAAGTCAACAACAAGAGTTTTTTTAAACGAAAAAAAGTAGATAATTGTATTCGTCCTATGGCATGCCGCACGGAGGCTGACCTTCTAGAAGCCGCAGGCAGACAGTTTTTATTTAGCTGGTCATCCGTGCATGTATGCCTTCCGAATCCTTGTGTGTAGAGACTAGAGAGTACTCAAGTGCGTGGCTTATATATGATACCATGATACCAAATACTCTACCCGtcctgaaataaagcacattatACCTTCTACAATTTATATTAAAATACAATGCATTTTACATAATGATAACTTCTAAAATTTATATTAGAATACAATACATTTTACATAATGACTATGATTCAATTTGATAAGGTTTGTTAAAAGAAAAGCCATGAtttgagaaaaaactctatgaaaTAATCTATGGGTATATGTGTCATTTAAATGTTTTCTTAAGTTGTCTTCAAATTTTTAGAATGCAATGTATTATAGGATAGAGGAAGTAATTATCATTACATGtttcttatttatattttcataatgtaCTACTCTCTTCATCCAAaagtataagtcattccaagaatcttgaagagtaaagcattttaagtttgaccaaaatttaaGAAGTACaaagatttatgatattaaatatatttaatatgaaagtataattaataaagaatctaatgatactcagTTGATATCACAAATGTATTatcttataatataaatttgatcaaacttgagatagTTTGACTCTGCAAGATTATTAGAAAGACTTATAATTTATGATAGATAGAGTATATTATaaatttttgtaattttttttataattttagttaAATAAACTTGACTCTCCGAGAAGGTCTAATATGGTACACCTCTTGTATACCTCGCAAGTGAAGAAGGCTTAAAAAATCTAATCCCttgattttataaaaataaaattaattataAAGTCAAGAAAAGCATCTTCACCGGTTACTGCCGGTTGATATCAGTGCatgcactcttttttttttttgaaacacagTGCATGCACTCTTGTAATCACGGTGCGATCGCGTTTCCAAACAAGTTGCATgcaatgttttttttaaaaaaataacctGCATGCATGCCGGCCGGGCGTGACAACGGGGACAAGGAGAGTACAGACTAATATAAGTAAATTTTATTAGTCGCAGGTGGGTCAAACATATACATATGGCTATGTTTGGTTCGCTTATAGTTAAACTTTAATCACTTTAGTAGTTAAAGTTTTAAAAACATTGACtaaaaagagctaaaatagtttagtttattagtcactcaagagtagctaaaataattttaggtagctaaaatttagccagAGGAATCAAACGGAGCCATAATAATTGCATATACAAACTTAAAAATATGCCTTCCAAATCCTTGTGTGTAGAAACTAGAGACTAGAGAGTACATTGCTCTGCTATATGCCTATATAGCAGCAGTATAGCACACGCCCAAGTCCGCGGCTTTTTTATTGCTTATTGATATTGAAAAACACGCGCAGTACGTACGTGGACTATCCGAGGCACTAAAAACGGTGTCCTGCTGCGCTCTCTGCTTCCCAGTCCCAGCCATGGCATCCAAACGAGCCAacgccgccggcgacgagcagccGAAGCTGTCGCCTTCTGGCCTCCCGGTCCGCGAGATCCCGGGAAGCTACGGCGTGCCTTTCTTCTCGCCGCTGCGCGACCGCCTGGACTACTTCTACTTCCAGGGCGCGGAGGAGTACTTCCGCTCCCGCATCGCCAAGCACGGCGGCGCCACCGTCCTGCGCGTCAACATGCCGCCGGGCCCTTTCCTCTCCGGCGACTCCCGCGTCGTCGCCGTCCTCGACGCCCGCAGCTTCCGCGTCCTCCTCGACGACTCCCGCGTCGACAAGGACGGCACGCTCGACGGCACCTTCATGCCCTCCCTCGCGCTCTTCGGCGGCCACCGCCCGCTCGCGTTCCTCGACGGCGCCGACCCGCGCCACGCCGCGCTCAAGCGCGTCATGATCCGCCTCGCCGCCGCGCGGATGCACCACGTCGCGCCTGCGTTCGGCGTCGCCTTCGCCGCCACGTTCGACGCCGTCGAAGCCGAGCTCGCGTCGTGCGCCGGCGCCGCCTCGGAGTTCAACAAGCACAACATGCGCCACATGCTGGACTTCACCTGCGCCGCGCTGTTCGGCGGCAAGCCGCCGAGCAAGGCCATCGGCGACGGCGCGGCGGCGAAGGCGTACAAGTGGCTGGCCTTCCAGCTCCACCCGCTCGCCAGCAAGGCCATCAGGCCGTGGCTGCTGGAGGAGCTGCTCCTCCACACCTTCCGCCTGCCGCCCTTCCTGGTGCGCCGCGACTACGCCGAGCTGACGGCCTACTTCGCCGACGTCGCGGCGGGCGTCCTCGACGACGCCGAGAAGCAGGCCGAGGCCGACGAcccgggcgccgccgccgtccccgtCCCGCGCGACGAGCTCCTCCACAACCTCGTCTTCCTCGCCATCTTCAACGCCTACGGCGGGTACAAGATCTTCCTGCCGCACGTCGTCAAGTGGCTCGCGCGCAGCGGGCCGGAGCTGCACGCCAGGCTCGCCGCAGAGGTCCGCGCCGTCGTCCCACGGCCGGGCACGACGATCACCCTGTCGGACGTGGAGAAGATGCCGCTGGTGAAGTCGTTCGTGTGGGAGACGCTGCGGATGAACCCGCCGGTGGAGTTCCAGTACGGGCGGGCGCGGCGGGACACGGTGGTGGAGAGCCACGACGCGGCGTACGAGGTGAAGAAGGGCGAGCTGCTGTTCGGGTACCAGCCGCTGGCGACGCGCGACGAGCGCGTGTTCGGCCACCGCGGCCGCGAGTTCGTCCCGGACCGGTTCGCCGCCTgctccgacgacgacgagcggcggcggctgctggaGCACGTGGTGTGGTCCAACGGGCCGGAGACCGGCGCGGCCACGGAAGGGAACAAACAGTGCCCCGGGAAAGAcgcggtggtggcggtgggGAGGCTGATGGTGGCGGAGCTGTTCCGTCGGTACGACACGTTCGTCGCCACCGTCGAGGAGTCCCCCGTGGAGCCGGTCGTCACGTTCACTTCGCtgacgagggcggcggcggcttcctcCGCCGCTGCCGCGGGGGACCATGacagcgtcgtcgtcgtcaagccCTGATCTGATCGATCATGCACAGTGCTGTGTACTGTACTGCTGTGTGTACAGTGTACTTTGTCTTTTGTGTGTGATACGTACTGCACGTACGTAGTCCCGTCATGTGCTTTTCTTATGATTTTGGGTGGCATTAGATCAATGGTGGACAACGACAAAATGTTTGATGGGGGCAATAAGAGCATTTCTAAATTATCTGTTGTAAATGTTACGAATTCAAAACATTTGCTACTGTGtgtcatgattttttttttgaaataaaactGTGTGTGTCATGGTTTTTGAAATAAAACTTCATTTATTTTTCATTCTTCAAGTTGCAGTTCCATGTGTTTGATTGGTTGTTTAGCTGAATTATTAACTTtgtccaaaaaaaaacaaacaaacaaggttGCATGTAGAGGCAGGAGAtaattctctcttttttttcctttcttttcttttttgagcTACATTCCACAAGTCGCAAGTGTTCGCATGAGTAATGAGCATGTGAGTGGTTGTTCCCAAGTCCCAACCACACTTGCCCTCAACTAGACTATAATTCAGTCACCACATTCCATATCTTTGAAGCATATAACAATTGAAGAAAAGTTGTTTCATTACCTTTGTTGGGCCATTACATCATGCATCACGATCGCCGATTCGCCACCGCTAATCATTTGTGCGCAAGTGTGTGGGTACATGCATGTTCAAACTGTGAACTAAGTCAGAAAATAGTACTTGTGAAATAAAGGAACCCTAATTTCTTAGGAGATAATCTTGTAATAAATTACTAGTACATGCACTAAGTACAGAAATACTTTTTTCAGACGTCTTCTATTTTTTATACCTAGTTCCAGAGCACTGTAGCTAAAGATGAGCAACGGGCTGGCACGGCCCGGCATGGCACGGGCCCGATAGGGCACGGCGTGCAGCCGTGCCGTGACTGTACAGTACTTCGTGCCCAATGGTCGACCCAGGCACGGCACGTGGGCCGATTTACGGGCCGTGCCAGCCCGAAGAGCACGTGGCCCAAATATGTATCGGGCCAGCCCGTggcccataataaataaaaaccCCAATGAAGATAGAATATAAATTTGAAAGcaaaaaattaaatttcaaGATGATTAAATATTTGAGCTGTTCGTGCAATGCcgcctcattaaaaacctttctaggtaaaactcacacctcgtgagataaaaccctagaaagaaaaagagtatgGGCAGCTCATTGAATTAAAAGGTTCAATTGttcaaagttattacaaaccaagtatcAAATGTCTCAAACTTACTCTCACTGCCTCACAAGTCACACTCACACTCTAACTCTAGATTCTGTAAGAATAATTCTCAAGCAGCAGAACCACCCGCTTCATCATCAAGAGGTTCTTGAAGTAGTCTTCCAACTCTTTGTCCTCCACAGTGTGTTGTCCCTTCTCTTGGCTAAGCTCCCAGTCTTTGCAACATATCAACATCTCCACAGTGTCGGCGCCCAATCACCTTCGACGCTCCTCAATGATCCTGCCAGTAAGACTAAAAGTAGACTCTGAAGAAGTAGTTGAGACAGGCACAATCAAAATATCTTTAGCCAAGGTAGAGAGAACGGGAAAGGTTAGTTTATGCTCATGCCGCCAATTGAGGACATCAAATTCATCATCATAGGCCACAACATTGTCACTGTCTAGGTAAACAGTGAGCTCAGAGAGACCAGGAGCCACAGTAGATGATCCAACACTTGAAGGACCAGAAGAAACTGATCCTCCAAATATTTTGCTCCATGCCTGCTTCCTCTTACCTGTGAGGCCAGATGGATGGGTGGTCCTAGCTGGCCTAGTTGAACCAAACTTAGATTCATATTTGTCAAAAAGTTTATGCAACTCAAATTTAACCTCAGCAAGATAGTCAATGTAACTAATATTGTTACACTGACCAAGCAACTCAAGCACATTTTGCAAACCTCTTATCTTAGCCCTAGGGTTCAGAACAAATGCAAAAGAATATAACAGTGGTATAGTCTTCCAACACTTAAGAAATTTAGCCTTCATTGGCACAACAACAACAGCAAGATtgttatcatgttcatagttaTGCAGATGGCCAGCAATCTCAAGTATGTGATGCAATATCAAATGACTAGTGGGGTAATAAACACCAGAAGTATAACAGTTGAATCATAGAACAATTCAAGAAACTCCAACACCTTTTCAGCAATGTACCAGTGTTGATCATTCAACAATTGATAGCCACATTGAGTATTGATGAACACAGTAAAGGCAGATCTATATGGCAGCAGATGTTTAAGCATAAGATAGTTAGAGTTCCATCTAACATCCATATCCAAACAAAATTTACGAGGCCGCATATCCTTAGCAAGGCAGTA is a window encoding:
- the LOC8073759 gene encoding allene oxide synthase 3; the protein is MASKRANAAGDEQPKLSPSGLPVREIPGSYGVPFFSPLRDRLDYFYFQGAEEYFRSRIAKHGGATVLRVNMPPGPFLSGDSRVVAVLDARSFRVLLDDSRVDKDGTLDGTFMPSLALFGGHRPLAFLDGADPRHAALKRVMIRLAAARMHHVAPAFGVAFAATFDAVEAELASCAGAASEFNKHNMRHMLDFTCAALFGGKPPSKAIGDGAAAKAYKWLAFQLHPLASKAIRPWLLEELLLHTFRLPPFLVRRDYAELTAYFADVAAGVLDDAEKQAEADDPGAAAVPVPRDELLHNLVFLAIFNAYGGYKIFLPHVVKWLARSGPELHARLAAEVRAVVPRPGTTITLSDVEKMPLVKSFVWETLRMNPPVEFQYGRARRDTVVESHDAAYEVKKGELLFGYQPLATRDERVFGHRGREFVPDRFAACSDDDERRRLLEHVVWSNGPETGAATEGNKQCPGKDAVVAVGRLMVAELFRRYDTFVATVEESPVEPVVTFTSLTRAAAASSAAAAGDHDSVVVVKP